A stretch of the Archangium violaceum genome encodes the following:
- a CDS encoding ABC transporter ATP-binding protein encodes MSTTPALELQGLTKSYGGKLTALSDVNLSIRPGEIFALLGPNGAGKTTLIGSVCGLVKKTSGRILVFGQDLDVDPVRPRYEVGLVPQEINFDPFFTVAESLYIQQGYYGQRRDEARVMEVLTALNLQNKANAITRALSGGMKRRLLIAKALVHKPRLVFLDEPTAGVDVELRRDLWNYVRKLAAEGTTIVLTTHYLEEAEELADRVGVINEGKLLLVEEKKALLRRLGEKRLIVTFTEPVSTPPELVRKAGATLSADGRTLTYPEREGCAPAGDILRTLYTLGLPVGDVETRHSRLEDILIDILRGKPAATPAT; translated from the coding sequence ATGTCCACCACCCCCGCGCTCGAGCTGCAGGGTCTCACGAAGTCCTATGGCGGCAAGCTCACGGCCCTCTCCGACGTCAACCTCAGCATCCGCCCCGGGGAGATCTTCGCCCTGCTCGGACCCAACGGCGCCGGCAAGACGACGCTCATCGGTTCGGTGTGCGGGCTGGTGAAGAAGACGAGCGGGAGGATCCTCGTCTTCGGGCAGGACCTGGACGTGGACCCGGTGCGCCCGCGCTACGAGGTGGGGCTGGTGCCGCAGGAGATCAACTTCGATCCCTTCTTCACGGTGGCCGAGTCGCTCTACATCCAACAGGGCTACTACGGGCAGCGCCGGGACGAGGCGCGGGTGATGGAGGTGCTCACCGCGCTCAACCTGCAGAACAAGGCGAACGCCATCACCCGGGCGTTGTCGGGCGGAATGAAGCGCCGGCTGCTCATCGCCAAGGCGCTGGTGCACAAGCCGCGGCTCGTCTTCCTGGACGAGCCCACCGCGGGCGTGGACGTGGAGCTGCGGCGCGACCTGTGGAACTACGTGCGCAAGCTGGCCGCGGAGGGCACCACCATCGTCCTCACCACGCACTACCTGGAAGAGGCCGAGGAGCTGGCCGACCGCGTGGGCGTCATCAACGAGGGCAAGCTGCTGCTGGTGGAGGAGAAGAAGGCCCTGTTGCGCCGGCTGGGCGAGAAGCGCCTCATCGTCACCTTCACCGAACCGGTGAGCACGCCGCCCGAGCTCGTGCGCAAGGCGGGCGCCACGCTGTCCGCCGATGGCCGCACCCTCACCTATCCCGAGCGCGAGGGCTGCGCTCCCGCGGGTGACATCCTCCGCACCCTCTATACCCTGGGCCTCCCGGTGGGCGACGTGGAGACGCGTCACTCGCGCCTGGAGGACATCCTCATCGACATCCTGCGCGGCAAGCCCGCCGCCACTCCCGCCACCTGA
- a CDS encoding AAA family ATPase — translation MIQKVSFRNFKAYRSLDLELEPFTVLVGPNASGKTTLLEGLHHFSVVAYEMLAGGRGFLPTNNLQFQSYGVKAPIELSVSGRWKGIEGSASASCSPEPYKPQDGSPPYFPFKLEGEWNGAHFWAGDWGKTARPNNPHGLHGDLETASFQRIREALSATTVLRFQASSLSAASYSEEAVPQIGTDGSGLASVLAYLKLSQDEIFSEIELALKQVVPSVRRIRLERAVVEQRFIRTLSLDEQQHQIPETRTLWGQRIVLDMRGAKGVAADAAGEGTLMVLGLLTVLMSPQKPRLVLLDDLEMRLHPVAQAKLIEVLRRLQQNDPELQIIATSHSPFILNYLDPKEVRMTFLAENGFARCEKLSAHPEFERWKDLMSPGEFWSTVGESWLEKAGETASHE, via the coding sequence GTGATTCAGAAGGTCTCGTTCCGCAATTTCAAGGCGTACCGCTCGCTCGACCTGGAGTTGGAGCCCTTCACGGTGCTCGTCGGCCCGAATGCATCGGGCAAGACGACGCTGCTGGAAGGGCTGCATCATTTTTCCGTAGTGGCCTACGAGATGCTGGCAGGAGGAAGGGGGTTCCTGCCCACGAACAATCTCCAATTCCAGTCTTACGGAGTCAAGGCGCCGATTGAGTTGAGCGTTTCTGGCAGGTGGAAAGGCATTGAGGGATCGGCCAGCGCCAGCTGCAGCCCAGAGCCATACAAACCGCAAGACGGTTCGCCGCCATACTTCCCATTCAAGCTCGAGGGAGAATGGAACGGGGCGCATTTTTGGGCTGGAGATTGGGGCAAGACGGCTCGTCCGAATAATCCCCACGGCCTCCATGGTGACCTGGAAACGGCCTCTTTTCAGCGAATCCGTGAGGCCCTGAGCGCGACCACGGTTCTGCGGTTCCAGGCCAGCAGTCTCTCGGCGGCTTCCTACAGTGAGGAGGCTGTTCCCCAGATTGGCACGGATGGCAGTGGACTGGCGTCCGTACTGGCCTACCTCAAATTGAGCCAGGATGAGATCTTCAGTGAGATTGAGCTCGCACTGAAGCAGGTGGTTCCCTCGGTCCGTCGCATTCGTCTCGAGCGTGCCGTGGTCGAGCAGAGGTTCATTCGAACGCTCTCCCTGGATGAGCAGCAACATCAGATTCCAGAGACGCGCACGCTGTGGGGCCAGCGAATCGTTCTGGACATGCGGGGCGCCAAGGGCGTTGCCGCGGATGCGGCGGGAGAAGGCACGCTCATGGTGCTCGGTCTCCTGACCGTCTTGATGAGCCCTCAAAAGCCGCGTCTCGTCCTTCTCGACGACCTCGAAATGCGGTTGCACCCCGTCGCTCAAGCCAAGCTCATCGAGGTCCTGCGGAGGCTTCAGCAGAATGACCCCGAGTTGCAGATCATCGCCACGAGCCACTCGCCGTTCATCCTGAACTACCTCGACCCGAAGGAGGTCCGGATGACCTTCCTCGCGGAGAACGGCTTTGCCCGTTGCGAAAAGCTCTCGGCCCATCCCGAGTTCGAGCGCTGGAAGGACCTGATGAGCCCTGGTGAGTTCTGGAGCACCGTGGGCGAGTCCTGGCTGGAGAAGGCAGGCGAGACGGCGAGCCATGAGTGA
- the ettA gene encoding energy-dependent translational throttle protein EttA, protein MAQNFIFTMQDLRKVKGGKEILKGIYLSFFPGAKIGVIGPNGSGKSTLLRIMAGVDTEFFGVAKPDPGARVGYLAQEPQLDSSLDVKGNVELGLKPIRTLLDRFNEVSAKFAEPMDDAAMEKLLAEQGKLQDAIDACNGWELDRTLEMAMDALRLPPGDADVTKLSGGEKRRVALCRILLEKPDLLLLDEPTNHLDAESVAWLEQALKEYKGTIVCITHDRYFLDNAAEWILELDRGEGVPWKGNYSSWLEQKQKRLELEEKAESARQKTLKRELEWVRASPKARQAKSKARITAYEELLNQTQEKRDPTGEVTIPPGPQLRGLVVEAKGLRKAYGDRLLIDDLNFKLPPGGIVGVIGPNGAGKTTLFRMLTGQEKPDAGELRIGESVKMAYVDQSRDALDGEKTVFQEVSDGLDYIDLGRAGQMPSRAYLAGFAFKGQDQQKRVKDLSGGERNRVHLAKMLKSGGNLLLLDEPTNDLDVETLRSLEEALLNFAGCAVVISHDRWFLDRIATHILAFEGESRAFFFEGNFQDYEADKKKRLGPEALEPHRIRYRPLTKS, encoded by the coding sequence ATGGCCCAGAACTTCATCTTCACCATGCAGGACCTGCGCAAGGTCAAGGGAGGCAAGGAGATCCTCAAGGGCATCTACCTGTCCTTCTTCCCGGGCGCGAAGATTGGCGTCATCGGTCCCAACGGGTCGGGTAAGTCGACGCTGCTGCGCATCATGGCGGGCGTGGACACCGAGTTCTTCGGGGTGGCCAAGCCGGATCCGGGCGCGCGCGTGGGCTACCTGGCGCAGGAGCCGCAGCTCGATTCCTCGCTGGACGTGAAGGGGAACGTGGAGCTGGGGCTCAAGCCCATCCGCACGCTGCTGGACCGCTTCAACGAGGTGAGCGCGAAGTTCGCCGAGCCCATGGACGACGCGGCCATGGAGAAGCTGCTGGCCGAGCAGGGCAAGCTGCAGGACGCCATCGACGCGTGCAACGGCTGGGAGCTGGACCGGACCCTGGAGATGGCGATGGACGCGCTGCGCCTGCCGCCGGGGGACGCGGACGTGACGAAGCTGTCGGGCGGTGAGAAGCGCCGCGTGGCGCTGTGCCGCATTCTGCTGGAGAAGCCGGACCTGCTGCTGCTCGACGAGCCCACCAACCACCTGGACGCCGAGAGCGTGGCGTGGCTGGAGCAGGCGCTCAAGGAGTACAAGGGCACCATCGTCTGCATCACCCACGACCGCTACTTCCTGGACAACGCGGCGGAGTGGATCCTGGAGCTGGACCGCGGCGAGGGGGTGCCCTGGAAGGGCAACTACTCGAGCTGGCTGGAGCAGAAGCAGAAGCGGCTGGAGCTGGAGGAGAAGGCGGAGAGCGCGCGGCAGAAGACGCTCAAGCGCGAGCTGGAGTGGGTGCGCGCGTCGCCGAAGGCGCGCCAGGCCAAGAGCAAGGCCCGCATCACGGCGTACGAGGAGCTGCTCAACCAGACGCAGGAGAAGAGGGATCCAACGGGCGAGGTGACGATTCCGCCCGGGCCGCAGCTCCGGGGGCTGGTGGTGGAGGCCAAGGGCCTGCGCAAGGCATACGGGGATCGGCTGCTCATCGACGACCTGAACTTCAAGCTGCCGCCGGGTGGCATCGTGGGAGTGATTGGTCCCAACGGCGCGGGCAAGACGACGCTGTTCCGGATGCTGACGGGCCAGGAGAAGCCGGACGCGGGCGAGCTGCGCATCGGCGAGTCGGTGAAGATGGCGTACGTGGACCAGAGCCGTGACGCGCTGGATGGCGAGAAGACCGTCTTCCAGGAGGTGAGCGACGGGCTGGACTACATCGACCTGGGCCGGGCGGGGCAGATGCCGAGCCGCGCGTACCTGGCGGGCTTCGCCTTCAAGGGACAGGATCAGCAGAAGCGGGTGAAGGACCTGTCGGGAGGCGAGCGCAACCGGGTGCACCTGGCGAAGATGCTCAAGAGTGGCGGCAACCTGCTGCTGCTGGACGAGCCCACGAACGACCTGGACGTGGAGACGCTGCGGAGCCTGGAGGAGGCGCTGCTGAACTTCGCGGGCTGCGCGGTGGTGATCAGCCACGACCGTTGGTTCCTGGACCGCATCGCCACGCACATCCTGGCGTTCGAGGGAGAGAGCCGGGCGTTCTTCTTCGAGGGCAACTTCCAGGACTACGAGGCGGACAAGAAGAAGCGGTTGGGCCCCGAGGCATTGGAGCCGCACCGCATCCGCTACCGTCCGCTCACGAAGAGCTGA